The following are encoded together in the Adhaeribacter arboris genome:
- a CDS encoding polysaccharide lyase: MKKITSLFVWLAFSTAFGFLTSCQSSGKQEEKTEVATTEKVEAKQTQIQSAIDSIPAIPDSVKTAEVVPAKVSAPSAKLAAQETTLKKAKPLRKKNDSPVKPKKPVLVRPQLPVKRMNLRSEVSFAEGIPEDLKKQVTTAHGLTLDKQKTWKGQPLARFELTPEDVQQGVVRSEILLKPDNEAEVKYGWVMYFPKEYWEPSDEFDIVMQLHGYDDKILGEKARNPQFALHVHKDHLKVTIHHSDLPVNTNKNDMDEKFDLGPLPKDKYLEMVLEIKHSYDPDGYARLFINGKKVMDYKGGTSFNDLRKYPYFKAGIYNRKVQLPRVVYISNIRHGNSKSSYKDVAP; encoded by the coding sequence ATGAAAAAAATAACCAGCCTATTTGTTTGGCTAGCGTTTAGTACGGCATTTGGTTTTTTAACGAGTTGCCAATCATCGGGCAAACAGGAAGAAAAAACGGAAGTGGCCACTACCGAAAAAGTAGAAGCAAAACAAACCCAGATTCAATCGGCGATTGATTCAATTCCGGCTATTCCGGATTCAGTAAAAACAGCCGAGGTAGTTCCGGCGAAAGTTTCGGCCCCATCCGCTAAGTTAGCGGCCCAGGAAACAACCTTAAAGAAAGCTAAGCCTCTCCGGAAAAAAAACGATTCTCCCGTTAAACCCAAAAAGCCGGTACTCGTACGGCCGCAACTACCCGTTAAACGCATGAATCTGAGATCGGAAGTAAGTTTTGCGGAAGGCATTCCGGAAGATTTAAAAAAACAAGTTACTACCGCGCACGGACTAACTTTAGATAAGCAAAAAACCTGGAAAGGCCAGCCGCTCGCCCGGTTTGAGCTCACCCCCGAAGATGTGCAGCAAGGAGTAGTGCGTTCCGAAATTTTATTAAAGCCTGATAACGAAGCAGAAGTAAAGTACGGCTGGGTAATGTATTTTCCGAAAGAATACTGGGAGCCTTCGGATGAATTTGATATTGTAATGCAGTTACACGGCTACGACGATAAAATTTTAGGCGAAAAAGCCCGTAATCCGCAGTTTGCTTTGCACGTGCATAAAGACCATTTAAAAGTTACCATTCACCACTCCGATTTACCGGTAAACACAAATAAAAACGATATGGATGAAAAGTTTGATCTGGGACCTCTACCCAAAGATAAATATTTGGAAATGGTTCTGGAAATAAAACATTCTTACGATCCGGACGGGTACGCCCGGTTGTTTATCAACGGTAAAAAAGTAATGGATTATAAAGGCGGTACTAGTTTTAATGATCTTCGCAAGTACCCTTACTTTAAAGCGGGTATTTACAACCGTAAAGTACAATTACCCCGCGTGGTGTATATTTCTAACATCCGGCACGGTAACTCAAAATCCAGCTATAAAGATGTAGCGCCTTAA
- a CDS encoding GNAT family N-acetyltransferase: protein MTNISVKHNTEDQEFTVDINGQGGELAYSTPRENVIDFAHTYVDEELRNQGIANELIQAGLQYAQDNNFKVIASCPAVAAYVRRHAEWQKLLL from the coding sequence ATGACGAACATCTCTGTAAAACATAACACCGAAGATCAGGAATTTACCGTTGATATTAACGGGCAAGGCGGCGAACTCGCGTATTCGACCCCGCGCGAAAACGTAATTGATTTTGCCCATACCTACGTCGACGAAGAACTACGTAACCAAGGAATTGCGAATGAGTTGATTCAAGCAGGTTTACAATACGCCCAAGATAATAATTTTAAAGTTATTGCTTCTTGTCCGGCGGTAGCGGCGTATGTTCGTCGGCATGCCGAGTGGCAGAAATTACTGCTTTAA
- a CDS encoding BrxA/BrxB family bacilliredoxin: MYPEYMVAPIREDLTSAGFEQLMTPEEVDQVLSEKEGTVLVAVNSVCGCAAAKARPALKMAVSSSDKRPDKLVTVFAGMEGEAVAKAREHMLPYPPSSPSIALFKNGELVHMIERYHIEGNDLIRIVDNLKGAFEDYC, translated from the coding sequence ATGTATCCTGAATATATGGTGGCTCCAATCCGCGAAGATTTAACTTCGGCTGGTTTTGAGCAATTAATGACTCCGGAAGAAGTAGACCAGGTACTTTCGGAAAAAGAAGGTACTGTGTTGGTAGCAGTAAATTCGGTTTGCGGTTGTGCCGCGGCAAAAGCCCGTCCGGCACTAAAAATGGCCGTTTCTTCCAGCGATAAGCGTCCGGATAAACTGGTTACCGTTTTTGCCGGCATGGAAGGCGAAGCCGTAGCTAAAGCCCGTGAACACATGTTGCCCTATCCTCCTTCTTCTCCTTCTATTGCTTTATTTAAAAATGGCGAGTTGGTGCACATGATTGAGCGTTACCACATCGAAGGCAACGACTTAATCCGGATCGTGGATAATTTAAAAGGCGCTTTCGAAGATTACTGCTAA
- a CDS encoding glycoside hydrolase family 9 protein, with the protein MVLFFLSSLSHYFPLQAQRLSRDQAVNLLTNQVGYQPSSTKTVQTKGTEKRSFEVIEVTTGQVAYQATLIPRQGDFGDYLTADFSKLVKEGQYYLRSDTLRSYPFSISRQVYQPEIDKIVRYFSLQRCGASTTGYLSPCHIDDGIRFDNGQHQDVTGGWHDASDLRKWVSATIYGVMGLARAYQLQEPQNQKAILEELRWGNQYFLKMQEPQGYVMDFIGGDLKKHSDNNRWTDNKLANGTAAIKLVEPNAGTSKQLMLVAGNQDDRIIQTQAVEISAQYNFITAEAMVARITQKTDPAYAKKCLAAAQKCYAWCLKSNRDTTAANIGAALQAALEMYKTTNQVIYQKRATELAQLLKKIQATNLAKGVAGFFYTSLSSQEPDKNIWTGCQAFIGLSDLVQLFPKDKDAPLWKTLIKNYAENYLLLLAQKNSFGIVPWGLYEKKDPGGSRKVGEYWYRYFMEPQLEWWVGINSNVASAGIGLLKAGTILKNDQMKAVAQKQLDWILGANPFNSSTLVGAGYNHPPHFGGSSFLPNTPVLPGAVLNGLGGDPTDMPVIGKGDWQISEYWTPMVAHTLWLLAELGAVK; encoded by the coding sequence TTGGTTTTATTTTTTCTAAGTTCTTTAAGTCATTATTTTCCTCTACAAGCGCAACGATTATCCCGCGACCAGGCAGTTAATTTATTAACCAACCAAGTAGGGTACCAGCCTTCCTCTACCAAGACGGTCCAGACTAAAGGAACGGAAAAAAGAAGTTTTGAAGTAATAGAAGTTACCACTGGTCAGGTTGCCTATCAAGCTACGCTGATTCCGCGGCAGGGTGATTTTGGCGACTATCTTACCGCTGACTTCAGCAAGTTGGTAAAGGAAGGGCAATATTATTTGCGGTCCGATACGCTCCGGTCTTATCCTTTTAGTATTTCCCGCCAGGTGTATCAGCCCGAAATAGATAAGATCGTTCGTTATTTTTCTTTGCAGCGTTGCGGAGCTAGTACCACGGGTTACTTATCTCCCTGCCACATAGATGATGGAATTCGTTTTGATAATGGCCAGCACCAGGACGTTACCGGTGGGTGGCACGACGCGAGTGATTTACGAAAATGGGTTTCAGCTACTATTTACGGCGTGATGGGTTTAGCCCGAGCTTACCAATTGCAAGAACCCCAAAACCAGAAAGCTATTTTAGAGGAGTTGCGGTGGGGGAATCAGTATTTTTTAAAAATGCAGGAGCCGCAAGGCTACGTCATGGATTTTATTGGCGGCGATTTAAAAAAGCATTCTGATAACAACCGTTGGACCGATAATAAATTAGCCAACGGAACCGCGGCTATTAAGCTGGTAGAACCCAATGCCGGTACTTCGAAGCAGCTTATGCTGGTGGCCGGAAACCAAGACGACCGGATTATTCAAACCCAAGCCGTAGAAATATCGGCGCAGTATAACTTTATTACTGCCGAGGCCATGGTAGCGCGCATTACTCAAAAAACCGACCCGGCTTATGCCAAAAAATGCTTGGCAGCAGCGCAAAAGTGTTACGCGTGGTGCCTGAAATCTAACCGTGATACGACTGCTGCCAATATCGGTGCGGCCCTGCAGGCAGCTCTTGAAATGTACAAAACCACTAACCAGGTAATTTATCAAAAACGGGCAACGGAACTTGCGCAGCTATTAAAAAAAATACAAGCCACCAATCTTGCTAAAGGTGTGGCGGGCTTTTTCTACACTTCCTTATCCAGCCAGGAACCCGACAAAAATATTTGGACTGGCTGCCAGGCTTTTATTGGTTTAAGCGATTTAGTGCAGTTATTCCCAAAGGACAAAGACGCGCCTCTATGGAAAACCTTGATAAAAAATTATGCGGAAAATTATCTTTTGCTGCTCGCTCAGAAAAACAGTTTCGGCATTGTGCCCTGGGGTTTATACGAAAAGAAAGATCCCGGCGGAAGCCGAAAAGTCGGGGAGTATTGGTACCGCTACTTTATGGAGCCGCAACTGGAGTGGTGGGTGGGTATTAATTCTAATGTAGCTTCGGCGGGCATTGGACTTTTAAAAGCGGGTACTATTCTAAAAAACGACCAAATGAAGGCCGTCGCCCAAAAGCAACTGGACTGGATCTTGGGCGCCAATCCGTTCAACAGTTCTACCTTGGTAGGAGCAGGCTATAACCATCCGCCGCATTTCGGGGGTTCCTCTTTTCTGCCTAACACGCCCGTATTGCCCGGAGCCGTACTGAACGGTTTAGGTGGCGACCCAACCGATATGCCTGTAATTGGTAAAGGCGATTGGCAGATTTCTGAATACTGGACGCCCATGGTGGCTCATACCTTGTGGTTACTGGCGGAATTAGGAGCGGTTAAATAA
- a CDS encoding Dabb family protein, producing the protein MKITIFLIFINLLLLAACSPKIVTTAKQQYRPLNLPAEAQIQRIVCFKFKAGTTPAEIQQHMRGFANLKDSISYLLSYQAGPTVYGDLTEKPEYDVMHYCTYRNEEEIKLYSVHPVHLRFIKQNKAIWEKVLVINSRMKP; encoded by the coding sequence ATGAAAATAACCATATTCTTGATTTTTATAAATCTGCTTTTGCTTGCGGCTTGTAGCCCTAAAATAGTTACTACCGCCAAGCAGCAGTACCGTCCGCTAAACTTACCGGCAGAAGCCCAGATTCAACGCATAGTTTGTTTTAAATTTAAAGCCGGCACTACTCCGGCAGAAATTCAACAACATATGCGCGGGTTCGCTAATTTAAAAGATAGCATCTCCTACCTTCTGTCGTATCAGGCGGGTCCTACGGTTTACGGCGATCTCACTGAAAAACCAGAGTATGATGTGATGCATTACTGTACCTACCGCAACGAAGAAGAAATCAAGCTTTATTCGGTTCATCCGGTGCACTTGCGTTTTATAAAACAAAATAAAGCTATCTGGGAAAAGGTGCTGGTTATCAATTCGCGGATGAAGCCTTAA
- a CDS encoding apiosidase-like domain-containing protein produces the protein MKFLRHLLLASVFTVFQAKAALPVIHIWETQELTFEAKNSYKNAYTEVTVWIDLAGPGFNKRVYGFWDGATTFRVRLIATQPGAWKWISGSSSNDPGLTGKTGSFTAITWSEKEKNENPLRRGFLKPSANNHALNYADGTPYFAIGDTWFSLGSNRFKWYNDEVKRPIGPQAGFKDYVRFRKAQGYNWVNMIVAYPNWKTDDSSWHIVLHDSARTTLRSAWVEYGTGSAKNMDNEGGRPFFFPGKVPGYENYFPDMDRINPEYFKYIDRKIAYLNAHGFIPFMEVSRRDAGPLWYKYHRWPDSYSRFILYVYARYQAYNTVLSPIHLDIIRETIRPEDYMAAITAMEKEYGPPPFGNLLSANANPSTLENWGEDSWVTLHQIGNKREHNNYWFLTEIYHAKTPKPALNGEPYYAGYKDARGGGGRDYSNGAEGGTERDNAFVRSGMYGSFLSGGLAGHVYGAEGIWGADIEPAAPIHLWEAFQWKSGAEMTYLKTFAFSIGKRYQDLVPLADLVSPNKNYNIEGYEGWAYCARTPDKNIFLAYFEKGCPASQIRGARLNSWYQAQWFNPRNGTWINIADGKLASNNIGVILLPEFPEDTDWGLKLIYKGTHNHNLILPTVLPEVAEKKQLKNKIKTMLTYGVVSFLIVLMSLFFIGRFKR, from the coding sequence ATGAAATTTCTAAGACACTTGTTATTAGCTTCTGTGTTCACGGTCTTTCAGGCAAAAGCTGCTTTACCGGTAATTCATATCTGGGAAACCCAGGAGTTAACTTTCGAAGCAAAAAATTCTTATAAAAATGCTTATACCGAGGTTACCGTTTGGATCGATTTAGCCGGACCCGGCTTTAACAAAAGAGTATATGGTTTTTGGGATGGGGCTACTACTTTTCGAGTGCGTTTAATCGCTACCCAGCCGGGCGCCTGGAAGTGGATAAGCGGTTCCAGCTCGAACGATCCCGGGCTCACGGGTAAGACCGGCTCCTTTACCGCTATTACCTGGAGTGAAAAAGAGAAGAATGAAAATCCATTACGGCGAGGCTTTTTAAAACCTTCTGCTAACAATCACGCTTTAAATTATGCCGATGGTACGCCTTATTTTGCTATCGGAGATACCTGGTTCTCTTTAGGATCCAACCGGTTTAAGTGGTACAACGATGAGGTTAAAAGACCCATCGGTCCCCAGGCCGGCTTCAAAGATTATGTTCGTTTCCGGAAAGCACAAGGCTACAATTGGGTGAACATGATTGTGGCGTATCCTAACTGGAAGACGGATGATAGTTCCTGGCATATCGTGCTGCATGATTCGGCCAGAACTACTTTACGCTCGGCGTGGGTGGAGTATGGAACGGGCAGTGCCAAAAATATGGACAATGAAGGTGGCCGGCCCTTTTTCTTTCCGGGGAAAGTGCCGGGCTATGAAAATTATTTCCCGGATATGGACCGGATTAACCCGGAGTACTTCAAATACATCGATCGGAAAATAGCCTATCTCAATGCGCACGGGTTTATTCCTTTTATGGAGGTTTCCCGGCGGGATGCCGGCCCGCTGTGGTATAAATACCATCGTTGGCCAGATTCTTATTCGCGATTTATACTATATGTCTACGCTCGTTATCAAGCTTATAATACCGTCCTCAGCCCCATTCATTTAGATATTATCCGGGAAACCATCCGCCCGGAAGATTATATGGCGGCCATTACCGCTATGGAAAAAGAATACGGCCCTCCTCCCTTTGGGAATTTACTTTCGGCAAATGCAAACCCTTCCACCCTCGAGAACTGGGGCGAAGATTCCTGGGTAACGCTGCACCAGATTGGCAATAAAAGAGAGCATAATAATTACTGGTTCTTAACGGAAATTTACCACGCAAAAACGCCTAAACCGGCCTTAAACGGGGAGCCTTATTACGCTGGTTACAAGGATGCCAGGGGAGGAGGGGGCAGAGATTACAGCAACGGCGCCGAAGGTGGCACGGAACGGGATAATGCTTTTGTCCGCTCCGGAATGTACGGTAGCTTTTTATCGGGTGGACTTGCCGGGCATGTGTACGGGGCCGAAGGAATATGGGGCGCGGACATTGAGCCGGCCGCTCCTATTCACCTGTGGGAAGCATTTCAATGGAAATCGGGAGCCGAGATGACTTATTTAAAAACTTTTGCTTTCTCTATTGGCAAACGCTACCAAGACCTTGTGCCCTTAGCCGACCTGGTTTCGCCCAACAAAAATTATAATATAGAAGGATATGAAGGCTGGGCCTATTGTGCCCGCACGCCGGACAAAAATATATTTCTGGCTTACTTTGAAAAAGGTTGCCCCGCATCCCAAATAAGGGGAGCACGGCTTAATAGTTGGTATCAGGCACAATGGTTTAATCCCCGGAACGGAACCTGGATAAATATCGCCGACGGAAAATTAGCGTCCAACAACATCGGGGTTATTCTATTGCCCGAATTCCCGGAAGATACGGATTGGGGACTGAAATTAATTTATAAAGGAACGCACAACCACAACCTAATTTTACCAACCGTTTTGCCGGAAGTGGCAGAAAAAAAGCAGCTAAAAAATAAAATAAAGACAATGCTGACTTACGGGGTAGTAAGCTTTCTGATTGTTCTTATGAGCTTGTTTTTTATAGGCAGGTTTAAACGTTAA
- a CDS encoding penicillin acylase family protein: MKVIRAVLSVGLALALIIALNTSLGVVPPIGKFLSPFVGFWQNAETRDNLKATELPITGLQAPVQILYDENRIPHIFAQNNYDIYFAQGYVTTKDRLWQMEFQTHAAAGRVSEIIGSKAIEFDRYQRRMGMVYGAQQSLKAMLAEPRSRQMLEAFTAGVNAYIEQLRPKNYPLEYKLLNYAPEPWTPLKCTLLLKLMAYDLSGRSDDLRMTNILRKYGPEVTKNLFPDYPFREDPIIPANTPLDFKPLPIPSAPASFTAQLAEIKRPQEPDPELGSNNWAVSAEKSATGYPILANDPHLELNLPSIWYQVQLITPDMNVYGVSLPGAPNVIIGFNEHIGWGVTNVDADVMDWYQIKFKDKTQQQYWHAHQWKPVRKVIEEIKIKGAPTVFDTVSYTHHGPIVYDAAEKVFNHQTPVKHAMRWMAHDSSNELLAFYLLNRAHNYNDYRQALTYYSAPAQNFIYADDAKNIAIWPNGKFPLKWPEQGKFILDGTDPAYDWQGWIPQSHNPHVENPARGFVSSANQFSADPKQYPYYLNWQFAAAQRGIRINQRLAEMQKVTVDSMRQLQNDNLNLQAQTILPALLTAVQKEKLSTTQQQALAVLSSWNYFNDAPQIAPSIFQEWLPVLNKAIWDDEFGSTKNRELRYPSADRTMQLILTEPQARWFDNQNTPAKETLGQLITTTFQAAVDSLQQHYGSLGPKWQWAQVKSTDILHMAKLPGFGKTDLIIGGGAGIVNATGARRGPSWRMVVALGPEVQGYGVYPGGQSGNPGSFYYDNLIETWRQGKLLKLPYLKTASDPAAQQMVSIRLVKK, encoded by the coding sequence ATGAAAGTAATACGAGCCGTTTTAAGCGTAGGTCTTGCTTTGGCCCTAATTATTGCTTTAAATACGTCCTTGGGAGTGGTGCCGCCCATAGGTAAATTCCTGAGTCCGTTTGTGGGATTCTGGCAAAATGCGGAAACGCGCGATAATCTAAAGGCCACTGAGCTGCCCATAACTGGCTTGCAAGCCCCAGTGCAGATTTTATATGACGAAAACCGCATACCTCATATTTTCGCCCAGAATAATTACGATATTTATTTTGCGCAGGGTTACGTAACAACAAAAGACCGCCTTTGGCAAATGGAATTTCAAACCCATGCGGCAGCCGGCCGAGTTTCCGAGATTATTGGTTCTAAAGCCATTGAATTTGATCGGTATCAGCGGCGGATGGGGATGGTGTACGGGGCGCAGCAATCGTTAAAAGCCATGCTCGCTGAGCCTCGCTCCCGGCAAATGCTCGAAGCTTTTACCGCCGGAGTTAACGCCTATATCGAACAGCTACGACCCAAAAATTATCCCCTGGAATATAAATTACTAAACTACGCTCCGGAACCCTGGACACCTTTAAAATGCACTTTGTTACTCAAACTAATGGCTTACGACCTATCCGGCCGCAGCGATGACTTGCGTATGACGAATATCCTGCGGAAATACGGGCCGGAGGTTACTAAAAATTTATTTCCGGATTACCCTTTCCGGGAAGATCCCATTATTCCGGCGAATACCCCCTTGGATTTTAAACCACTACCTATTCCGTCTGCACCCGCGTCATTTACCGCTCAATTAGCCGAGATTAAACGTCCGCAAGAACCAGATCCGGAGTTAGGTAGTAATAATTGGGCCGTTTCGGCAGAAAAATCCGCCACGGGATATCCCATTCTGGCGAACGATCCGCACCTGGAATTAAATTTACCATCCATTTGGTACCAGGTGCAACTAATAACCCCCGACATGAACGTGTATGGCGTGTCGTTGCCGGGAGCACCCAACGTAATAATTGGTTTTAACGAGCACATTGGCTGGGGAGTAACCAACGTGGATGCCGATGTAATGGACTGGTACCAGATAAAATTTAAAGATAAAACCCAGCAACAATACTGGCATGCCCACCAATGGAAACCCGTCCGGAAAGTTATAGAAGAAATTAAAATTAAAGGAGCGCCTACGGTGTTCGATACGGTTTCTTATACCCATCATGGTCCCATTGTTTACGACGCGGCGGAAAAAGTATTTAACCACCAAACGCCGGTAAAACACGCCATGCGCTGGATGGCGCATGACTCTTCGAACGAACTTTTAGCGTTTTACCTCTTAAATCGGGCGCACAATTACAACGATTACCGCCAGGCGCTTACCTATTATTCGGCCCCTGCCCAAAATTTTATTTACGCCGATGATGCCAAAAATATTGCTATCTGGCCTAACGGTAAATTCCCACTGAAGTGGCCGGAGCAAGGCAAGTTTATTTTGGATGGTACCGATCCGGCGTACGATTGGCAAGGCTGGATTCCGCAAAGTCATAACCCGCACGTAGAAAATCCGGCCCGTGGTTTTGTAAGTTCGGCTAACCAATTTTCGGCCGATCCGAAGCAATATCCTTACTACCTGAATTGGCAATTTGCGGCGGCGCAACGCGGCATCCGGATTAATCAACGCCTCGCGGAGATGCAAAAGGTTACTGTAGATAGCATGCGCCAGTTGCAAAATGATAACCTGAACCTGCAGGCGCAAACCATTCTGCCCGCTTTACTCACCGCCGTACAAAAAGAAAAACTCTCGACAACCCAACAACAAGCTTTGGCGGTACTATCTTCCTGGAATTACTTTAACGATGCTCCTCAAATCGCGCCCAGTATTTTTCAGGAATGGTTGCCTGTTCTGAATAAGGCTATTTGGGACGATGAATTTGGCAGTACAAAAAATAGGGAACTCCGCTATCCGAGCGCGGATCGCACCATGCAACTTATTTTAACGGAACCGCAAGCCCGCTGGTTCGATAACCAAAACACCCCGGCTAAAGAAACTTTGGGGCAATTAATTACTACTACTTTTCAGGCTGCCGTAGATTCTTTGCAACAGCATTATGGCTCCTTGGGTCCGAAATGGCAATGGGCTCAGGTAAAAAGTACCGATATTTTACACATGGCTAAATTGCCCGGCTTCGGCAAAACGGATTTAATTATTGGTGGTGGGGCTGGTATTGTAAACGCTACGGGCGCCCGGCGGGGTCCTTCGTGGCGCATGGTAGTAGCTCTGGGGCCAGAGGTGCAAGGGTACGGCGTTTACCCCGGCGGCCAGTCCGGTAACCCGGGCAGTTTTTACTACGACAATTTAATTGAAACCTGGCGCCAGGGTAAATTATTGAAACTGCCTTATCTTAAAACCGCCTCCGATCCGGCAGCTCAGCAGATGGTGTCCATAAGATTAGTAAAAAAGTAA
- a CDS encoding CPBP family intramembrane glutamic endopeptidase: MEYELRSTWKKTFEFNWKFGLFLILIVCVPRFILVLNANVSGNYGVIGLVMLLSALAPFIFLTKSGRLKIGITKPQKYSWLVIAFIAGLVFSFLLYFLGESLFCNTVENWYAYIGKSYNIPSNMPSSDKAILFTIVALTGMTFSPIGEELFFRGIVHSSFAESIGDKNASVVDSAAFAVVHISHFGLVYLHQQWKFLWVPALLWVISMFLVSVLFFACRRNSGSILGAILCHAAFNLGMIYCIFYLL; this comes from the coding sequence ATGGAATACGAACTTCGGTCTACCTGGAAAAAAACTTTTGAATTTAACTGGAAATTCGGTCTTTTTCTAATTCTAATTGTTTGTGTTCCGCGATTTATTTTGGTGCTTAATGCTAACGTTTCGGGTAATTACGGGGTAATAGGTTTGGTTATGTTGCTATCGGCACTGGCGCCATTTATTTTTTTAACGAAATCCGGACGCCTAAAAATTGGCATCACCAAACCCCAAAAATATTCCTGGCTAGTAATTGCTTTCATAGCGGGCTTAGTTTTTAGTTTCCTGCTTTACTTTTTAGGGGAAAGTTTGTTTTGCAACACTGTGGAAAATTGGTATGCCTACATCGGTAAATCGTATAATATTCCGAGCAACATGCCCTCTTCGGATAAAGCCATTTTATTTACTATTGTTGCCTTAACGGGTATGACTTTTAGCCCCATTGGCGAAGAATTATTCTTCCGGGGAATTGTTCACTCCAGTTTTGCCGAATCGATTGGTGATAAAAATGCTTCGGTGGTAGATAGTGCGGCCTTTGCCGTAGTGCATATTTCTCACTTCGGATTAGTATACCTCCACCAGCAATGGAAATTCTTATGGGTTCCGGCGTTGCTTTGGGTAATAAGTATGTTCCTGGTAAGTGTATTATTTTTCGCGTGTAGAAGAAATTCCGGTTCTATTTTAGGGGCTATTTTGTGTCATGCCGCCTTTAACTTGGGAATGATTTATTGTATATTTTATTTGTTGTAA
- the xth gene encoding exodeoxyribonuclease III has protein sequence MKIATYNVNGINARLPVLLRWLEATTPDVVCLQELKAPQEKFPAQAIADVGYHGIWHGQKSWNGVAILTRNLEIEEVRRALPGDEEDEQSRYLEAIVNNIHIGCLYLPNGNPAPGPKFDYKLRWFERLNAHAATLLALDKPVVLTGDFNVIPTELDAYKPERWVEDALFRPESRSAFQALVGQGWTDALRKLYPDQTIYTFWDYFRNAYERNAGLRIDHFLLSPQLDGRLIAAGVDHAVRGWEKTSDHAPVWIQLAEE, from the coding sequence ATGAAAATAGCCACTTATAACGTTAATGGAATAAATGCCCGACTTCCGGTGCTGCTTCGCTGGCTCGAAGCTACTACGCCGGATGTAGTTTGTTTGCAGGAATTAAAAGCGCCGCAGGAAAAATTTCCCGCGCAGGCGATTGCCGATGTAGGCTACCATGGTATTTGGCATGGACAAAAAAGCTGGAACGGAGTGGCTATCCTGACACGAAACCTGGAAATAGAGGAAGTTCGACGAGCACTGCCTGGTGATGAAGAAGATGAGCAAAGTCGTTATTTAGAAGCAATAGTAAACAATATTCATATTGGCTGCCTCTACTTGCCCAATGGCAACCCTGCTCCCGGACCAAAATTTGATTATAAGCTGCGCTGGTTTGAGCGGCTAAATGCCCATGCCGCCACGCTTTTGGCCTTAGATAAACCCGTAGTATTAACCGGCGACTTTAATGTTATTCCAACCGAACTGGATGCTTACAAGCCGGAGCGTTGGGTGGAAGATGCCCTTTTCCGGCCGGAAAGCCGGTCCGCTTTTCAGGCGCTTGTCGGGCAAGGATGGACGGATGCCCTCCGGAAACTTTATCCAGACCAGACAATTTATACCTTCTGGGATTATTTTAGGAATGCCTATGAGCGGAATGCCGGTTTACGCATTGATCATTTCCTGCTGAGTCCCCAACTCGACGGCCGTCTTATTGCGGCGGGAGTGGATCATGCGGTACGAGGATGGGAGAAAACCAGTGATCATGCCCCCGTTTGGATTCAACTGGCTGAAGAATGA
- a CDS encoding beta-1,6-N-acetylglucosaminyltransferase yields MKVAHLILTHNQPRHVERLIKQLLYADDAIFIHVDKKADLSSYHSLKSYRNVFFINNRVAVDWGSYNVVEATLNSFQEMLHASGQYQYFNLVSGADYALQTAGTIHQFLEAHPGKAFMSYQLINEEWPEAIPRITEYHFNNYRFPGKYLLQKIMNKVLAKRTMPNGLIPVGRSQWFTISTNCVQYILEYWAAHPALRRFTKLTWAPDEFIFQTILYNSEYRKVMVNDNLRYIDWSEGKASPKTFTLKDKNQLIASDKFYARKFDLENCGAILDYLDQKLALVTN; encoded by the coding sequence ATGAAAGTTGCGCACCTTATTCTTACTCATAATCAACCCAGACACGTAGAGCGCCTGATTAAACAACTCCTGTACGCCGATGATGCTATCTTTATTCACGTGGACAAAAAAGCCGATCTTTCTTCTTATCATAGTTTAAAGAGTTATAGAAATGTATTTTTTATTAACAACCGGGTAGCCGTTGACTGGGGTTCTTATAATGTTGTGGAGGCTACTTTGAATAGTTTTCAGGAAATGCTTCACGCCAGCGGCCAATACCAATATTTTAATTTGGTAAGCGGTGCTGATTATGCTTTACAAACTGCCGGAACTATTCATCAATTTTTAGAAGCTCATCCGGGCAAAGCTTTTATGAGTTATCAATTAATAAATGAGGAATGGCCGGAAGCCATACCCAGAATAACGGAGTACCACTTTAATAATTATCGGTTTCCGGGAAAGTACTTGCTACAAAAAATAATGAATAAAGTATTGGCGAAAAGAACCATGCCCAATGGCCTAATACCCGTGGGGCGTTCCCAATGGTTTACCATCTCCACGAATTGTGTGCAGTATATTTTAGAATATTGGGCCGCTCACCCGGCTTTAAGACGCTTTACTAAGCTTACTTGGGCGCCCGATGAATTTATATTTCAAACTATTCTTTATAATTCGGAATACAGGAAAGTTATGGTTAATGATAATTTACGCTACATCGATTGGTCGGAAGGAAAAGCAAGCCCCAAAACTTTTACCTTAAAAGATAAAAACCAACTAATAGCATCGGATAAATTTTACGCCAGAAAATTTGACTTAGAAAATTGCGGAGCTATTTTAGACTATCTTGATCAGAAACTTGCCTTAGTAACCAACTAA